One window of Quercus robur chromosome 5, dhQueRobu3.1, whole genome shotgun sequence genomic DNA carries:
- the LOC126727067 gene encoding peroxisomal membrane protein PMP22 isoform X1, whose amino-acid sequence MAKKGLLNQYLLQLQHHPLRTKAITAGVLSGISDLVSQKLTGIQKIQLRRLVLKVLFGVLYLGPFGHFLYIVLDKIFKGKRDSKTVAKKVVLEQLTSSPWNNLLFMVYYGLVIEGRPWTHVKTKIKKDYPSVQLTAWTFWPVVGWVNHQYVPLQFRVIFHSFIAFGWGIFLNLRARSMALTKAK is encoded by the exons ATGGCAAAGAAGGGTTTGTTGAACCAGTACTTGTTGCAGCTTCAGCATCATCCACTGAGAACCAAG GCAATTACAGCAGGGGTGTTGTCGGGGATCAGTGACTTGGTTTCGCAGAAGCTCACTGGGATACAGAAGATTCAACTGAGAAGGCTTGTTCTCAAAGTG CTTTTTGGAGTCTTATATCTTGGACCTTTTGGGCATTTCCTGTATATTGTACTGGACAAAATTTTCAAGGGCAAGAGGGACTCAAAAACAGTAGCCAAGAAG GTGGTGCTGGAACAGTTGACATCTTCACCTTGGAACAACTTGCTCTTTATGGTTTACTATGGGTTGGTTATTGAGG GAAGACCCTGGACGCATGTGAAAACTAAAATTAAGAAGGATTATCCATCAGTGCAGCTTACAGCTTGGACG TTCTGGCCAGTTGTTGGGTGGGTGAATCACCAGTATGTGCCGTTGCAGTTTCGTGTCATTTTCCATAGCTTCATTGCATTTGGCTG ggGAATATTTCTGAATCTACGAGCAAGATCCATGGCATTGACAAAGGCGAAATGA
- the LOC126728702 gene encoding uncharacterized protein LOC126728702, with translation MADDVINSLENMKLTTEEEEVIVVKDEERKEEIESCVQSLLGKFLTCKPFNKRAVHNTLKKAWGLHDGVKIVKVGQNLFQFKFQTEFDMERVLNGGPWSFDNQALLLRRWQRGMTDKNVKFETVSLWVQIWGAPFDMVSPKVAVEVGRRLGVVEEVEKRQKQEHQNLFMRVKVALPIAKPIRRGGFIAGSEGGRTWVTYRYERLLVLCHYCSLLGHDVRHCAGFFAASKSGGEVVCQYGEWLKSLGARSWQPDRGGQSRPNQGAEAAEEVAGRSGKEGSTTAAKIDVSAAINAHDLGNNEGTKNSATGPDIGGVNAGVMERNEGVTNFMASTCMAINSVGPSKAEMSEVEQSNVESVAGSVHNGPLKPRPKWNRLTRMEYGPGVENKGDLTTSLGKRSASTIWEEENAESLEVQGSKRGKVQDVLDDFFVAGVSKHPCQPQ, from the coding sequence ATGGCAGACGACGTGATCAATAGTCTAGAGAACATGAAACTTACAACGGAGGAGGAAGAAGTTATTGTGGTAAAAGATGAAGAACGGAAGGAGGAGATTGAAAGCTGTGTGCAGAGTCTTCTTGGGAAATTTCTTACGTGCAAACCCTTCAATAAGAGGGCGGTCCATAACACTCTCAAGAAGGCGTGGGGTCTACATGATGGAGTCAAGATTGTGAAAGTTGGACAAAATCTTTtccaattcaaatttcaaacggAATTTGATATGGAGAGGGTGCTCAATGGGGGTCCTTGGTCTTTTGATAACCAAGCCCTGTTGTTACGCAGATGGCAAAGAGGTATGACGGACAAGAATGTGAAATTTGAGACTGTCTCATTATGGGTCCAAATTTGGGGGGCCCCATTTGATATGGTTTCTCCCAAGGTGGCGGTGGAAGTGGGAAGGCGATTAGGGGTTGTGGAGGAGGTTGAGAAGAGGCAAAAACAAGAGCATCAAAACCTCTTCATGAGGGTCAAGGTTGCGCTTCCAATCGCGAAACCAATCCGGAGAGGTGGATTCATTGCAGGTTCGGAGGGTGGTCGCACTTGGGTTACCTATAGATATGAACGGCTTCTGGTGCTTTGTCACTACTGCAGCTTGTTAGGACATGATGTCCGCCATTGTGCTGGCTTCTTTGCGGCATCTAAGAGTGGGGGCGAAGTGGTCTGTCAATATGGAGAGTGGCTGAAATCTTTGGGGGCTCGTTCATGGCAGCCAGACAGGGGTGGACAGAGCCGGCCAAATCAAGGTGCTGAAGCGGCAGAGGAGGTGGCTGGCCGAAGTGGGAAAGAAGGAAGCACAACAGCAGCAAAGATAGACGTTTCAGCAGCAATTAATGCCCATGATTTAGGAAATAATGAGGGCACCAAAAATTCAGCAACTGGTCCAGATATTGGGGGAGTTAATGCAGGCGTGATGGAGAGGAATGAGGGGGTTACGAATTTTATGGCTTCAACGTGCATGGCTATTAATTCGGTGGGTCCAAGTAAGGCTGAAATGAGTGAAGTAGAGCAGTCCAATGTGGAATCGGTGGCTGGTTCAGTTCATAATGGGCCTTTAAAGCCTAGGCCTAAGTGGAATAGGCTTACACGCATGGAGTACGGGCCTGGGGTGGAAAATAAGGGTGATTTAACCACTTCACTGGGGAAAAGAAGTGCTTCGACGATCTGGGAGGAGGAAAACGCAGAAAGTTTGGAGGTTCAGGGATCAAAGCGTGGGAAAGTACAAGATGTGTTAGATGACTTTTTTGTGGCAGGGGTGTCGAAACACCCTTGCCAGCCACAATGA
- the LOC126729182 gene encoding probable F-box protein At4g22030, whose protein sequence is MSILQIPIFLYSIGPFSSCSCRRSIRATANAPKTQMSPLFIPTIFSRGLAEELEKDHNSVINLNTCKRQSANPPEALVVAKFYTIMEAVADRVEMHLNIGAQRDNWNHLLLTSINSITLSAAIMAGLAAIGGTSTPLVALKVSSTLLYLAATVILVVMNKIQPSQLGEEQRNAARLFKQLYREMQTTMSLYKLTNIDVINEAMEKVLALDKAYPLPLLGAMIEKFPKTVEPTVWWPPKRQIRLERLGEEIDGNGWDGKLEEEMREIVGVLKRKDVAEYLRLSQKALKVNKILAISGPLLTGIAALGSCFLGTTHGAWAVMLAVIAGALASVVNTLEHGGQVGMVFEMYRSNAGFFRLMQEIIESNISLREVERRENGELFKIKVALQLGRSLSELKHLAALSSSKKGEEAIEEFASKLF, encoded by the coding sequence ATGTCAATCCTTCAAATTCCAATATTCTTGTACTCAATTGGTCCATTTTCATCATGTAGTTGTAGAAGAAGTATTAGAGCCACAGCCAATGCACCCAAAACCCAGATGAGTCCTCTTTTTATACCAACAATCTTTAGTAGAGGCTTGGCTGAGGAGCTGGAGAAGGATCACAACTCTGTGATCAATCTCAATACTTGTAAAAGGCAGAGCGCAAATCCTCCGGAAGCATTGGTGGTTGCTAAGTTTTATACAATCATGGAGGCTGTTGCTGATAGAGTGGAGATGCATTTGAATATCGGAGCACAACGTGACAACTGGAACCACCTGTTGCTAACATCTATTAATTCAATAACTCTGTCTGCTGCTATTATGGCTGGACTAGCAGCAATTGGAGGTACTAGTACACCTCTTGTGGCACTAAAGGTATCTTCTACCTTGCTATATTTAGCAGCCACAGTCATTTTGGTGGTGATGAACAAGATACAGCCTTCACAACTAGGTGAAGAACAGCGCAATGCTGCTAGATTATTTAAGCAGCTTTATAGAGAGATGCAAACAACTATGTCTCTCTACAAGTTGACTAATATAGATGTGATCAATGAAGCAATGGAGAAAGTTTTGGCATTAGATAAGGCATATCCACTTCCTTTACTAGGTGCGATGAttgagaaatttccaaaaactGTGGAACCTACAGTGTGGTGGCCTCCAAAAAGACAAATAAGATTAGAGAGACTTGGTGAAGAAATAGATGGGAATGGCTGGGATGGAAAGTTGGAAGAGGAAATGAGAGAGATTGTTGGGGTTTTGAAGAGGAAGGATGTGGCTGAGTACTTGAGGTTGAGTCAAAAAGCCTTGAAAGTTAACAAGATCTTAGCAATTTCTGGCCCTTTATTGACTGGCATTGCGGCTTTAGGGTCTTGTTTTTTGGGCACTACTCATGGGGCATGGGCTGTGATGCTTGCAGTCATTGCTGGAGCTTTGGCAAGCGTGGTAAACACATTGGAGCATGGAGGGCAAGTTGGGATGGTGTTTGAGATGTATAGGAGCAATGCTGGTTTCTTTAGGCTCATGCAAGAGATTATAGAATCAAATATAAGTTTGAGAGAagttgagagaagagagaacgGGGAACTATTTAAGATAAAGGTGGCACTACAGCTTGGCAGGAGTCTTTCAGAACTCAAGCATCTTGCTGCATTATCTTCTTCAAAAAAAGGGGAGGAGGCCATTGAAGAGTTTGCAAGCAAGCTATTCTGA
- the LOC126727065 gene encoding probable F-box protein At4g22030 isoform X2 translates to MSPPEALVVAKFYAIMEAVADRVEMHKNIGAQRDNWNHLLLTSINSITLTAATMAGLATTGGTGAPLVALKVSSTLLYLSATAMSVVMNKIQPSQLGEEQRNAARLFKQLYREMQTTMSLYKVTNIDVINEAMEKVLALDKAYPLPLLGAMIEKFPKTVEPTVWWPPKRHRRLERLGEEIDGNGWDGKSEEEMREIVEVLKRKDAAEYLRLSQKALKVNKILAISGPLLTGLAGLGSSFLGTTHGAWAVMLAVIAGVLASVVNTLEHGWQVGMVFEMYRSNAGFFRLMQEIIESNISLREVERRENGELFKIKVALQLGRSLSELKHLAALSSSRNGEEAIEEFASKLF, encoded by the coding sequence ATGAGTCCTCCGGAAGCATTGGTGGTTGCTAAGTTTTATGCAATCATGGAGGCTGTTGCTGATAGAGTGGAGATGCATAAGAATATTGGAGCACAACGTGACAACTGGAACCACCTGTTGCTAACGTCTATAAATTCAATAACTCTGACTGCTGCAACCATGGCTGGACTAGCAACAACTGGAGGCACTGGTGCACCTCTTGTGGCACTAAAGGTATCTTCTACCCTGCTATATTTATCAGCCACTGCCATGTCGGTGGTGATGAACAAGATACAGCCTTCACAACTAGGTGAAGAACAGCGCAATGCTGCTAGATTATTTAAGCAGCTTTATAGAGAGATGCAAACAACTATGTCTCTCTACAAGGTGACTAATATAGATGTGATCAATGAAGCAATGGAGAAAGTTTTGGCATTAGATAAGGCATACCCACTTCCTTTACTAGGTGCGATGAttgagaaatttccaaaaactGTGGAACCTACAGTGTGGTGGCCTCCAAAAAGACACAGAAGATTAGAGAGACTTGGTGAAGAAATAGATGGGAATGGCTGGGATGGAAAGTCGGAAGAGGAAATGAGAGAGATTGTTGAGGTTTTGAAGAGGAAGGATGCGGCTGAGTACTTGAGGTTGAGTCAAAAAGCCTTGAAAGTTAACAAGATCTTAGCAATTTCTGGCCCTTTATTGACTGGCCTTGCGGGTTTGGGGTCTAGTTTTTTGGGCACTACTCATGGGGCATGGGCTGTGATGCTTGCAGTCATTGCAGGAGTTTTGGCAAGCGTGGTAAACACATTGGAGCATGGATGGCAAGTTGGGATGGTGTTTGAGATGTATAGGAGCAATGCTGGTTTCTTTAGGCTCATGCAAGAGATTATAGAATCAAATATAAGTTTGAGAGAagttgagagaagagagaacgGGGAACTATTTAAGATAAAGGTGGCACTACAGCTTGGCAGGAGTCTTTCAGAACTCAAGCATCTTGCTGCATTATCTTCTTCAAGAAATGGGGAGGAGGCCATTGAAGAGTTTGCAAGCAAGCTATTCTGA
- the LOC126727065 gene encoding probable F-box protein At4g22030 isoform X1: MRKRRCRRSIRATANAPKTKMSPPEALVVAKFYAIMEAVADRVEMHKNIGAQRDNWNHLLLTSINSITLTAATMAGLATTGGTGAPLVALKVSSTLLYLSATAMSVVMNKIQPSQLGEEQRNAARLFKQLYREMQTTMSLYKVTNIDVINEAMEKVLALDKAYPLPLLGAMIEKFPKTVEPTVWWPPKRHRRLERLGEEIDGNGWDGKSEEEMREIVEVLKRKDAAEYLRLSQKALKVNKILAISGPLLTGLAGLGSSFLGTTHGAWAVMLAVIAGVLASVVNTLEHGWQVGMVFEMYRSNAGFFRLMQEIIESNISLREVERRENGELFKIKVALQLGRSLSELKHLAALSSSRNGEEAIEEFASKLF; the protein is encoded by the exons atgagaaagagacg TTGTAGAAGAAGTATTAGAGCCACAGCCAATGCACCCAAAACCAAGATGAGTCCTCCGGAAGCATTGGTGGTTGCTAAGTTTTATGCAATCATGGAGGCTGTTGCTGATAGAGTGGAGATGCATAAGAATATTGGAGCACAACGTGACAACTGGAACCACCTGTTGCTAACGTCTATAAATTCAATAACTCTGACTGCTGCAACCATGGCTGGACTAGCAACAACTGGAGGCACTGGTGCACCTCTTGTGGCACTAAAGGTATCTTCTACCCTGCTATATTTATCAGCCACTGCCATGTCGGTGGTGATGAACAAGATACAGCCTTCACAACTAGGTGAAGAACAGCGCAATGCTGCTAGATTATTTAAGCAGCTTTATAGAGAGATGCAAACAACTATGTCTCTCTACAAGGTGACTAATATAGATGTGATCAATGAAGCAATGGAGAAAGTTTTGGCATTAGATAAGGCATACCCACTTCCTTTACTAGGTGCGATGAttgagaaatttccaaaaactGTGGAACCTACAGTGTGGTGGCCTCCAAAAAGACACAGAAGATTAGAGAGACTTGGTGAAGAAATAGATGGGAATGGCTGGGATGGAAAGTCGGAAGAGGAAATGAGAGAGATTGTTGAGGTTTTGAAGAGGAAGGATGCGGCTGAGTACTTGAGGTTGAGTCAAAAAGCCTTGAAAGTTAACAAGATCTTAGCAATTTCTGGCCCTTTATTGACTGGCCTTGCGGGTTTGGGGTCTAGTTTTTTGGGCACTACTCATGGGGCATGGGCTGTGATGCTTGCAGTCATTGCAGGAGTTTTGGCAAGCGTGGTAAACACATTGGAGCATGGATGGCAAGTTGGGATGGTGTTTGAGATGTATAGGAGCAATGCTGGTTTCTTTAGGCTCATGCAAGAGATTATAGAATCAAATATAAGTTTGAGAGAagttgagagaagagagaacgGGGAACTATTTAAGATAAAGGTGGCACTACAGCTTGGCAGGAGTCTTTCAGAACTCAAGCATCTTGCTGCATTATCTTCTTCAAGAAATGGGGAGGAGGCCATTGAAGAGTTTGCAAGCAAGCTATTCTGA